From Pseudorca crassidens isolate mPseCra1 chromosome 7, mPseCra1.hap1, whole genome shotgun sequence, a single genomic window includes:
- the ZDHHC12 gene encoding palmitoyltransferase ZDHHC12 isoform X4: MAPWALLRPGVLVRTGHTVLTWGITLVLFLHDTALRQWEEQGELLVPLTFLLLILGSLLLYLAVSLMDPGYVNVLPQPQEEAKEEQTAMAPQAIPLRRCRYCMVLQPLRARHCRECRRCVRRYDHHCPWMENCVGERNHPVFVAYLALQLVVLLWGLYLAWWVPPAPRVWPPLLPALGALAAVQWAPVCHLPAAVALLPSGQPALGLAPLPGGQQHHHLGVHLLTPYRLPPPAPRQPLRPRPDPQPGPLLLRMALGVLGDPLG, encoded by the exons ATGGCGCCGTGGGCGCTGCTCAGGCCTGGGGTCCTGGTGCGGACCGGGCACACCGTCCTGACCTGGGGGATCACGCTGGTGCTCTTCCTGCATGATACCG CGCTGCGGCAGTGGGAAGAGCAGGGGGAGCTGCTCGTGcccctcaccttcctgctcttgATACTGGGCTCCCTGCTGCTTTACCTGGCTGTGTCACTCATGGACCCGGGATACGTGAatgtcctgccccagccccag GAGGAGGCCAAGGAAGAGCAGACAGCCATGGCTCCTCAGGCCATCCCCCTTCGGCGCTGCAGATACTGCATGGTGCTG CAACCCCTGCGGGCGCGTCACTGCCGTGAGTGCCGTCGTTGTGTCCGCCGATATGACCACCACTGTCCCTGGATGGAGAACTGCGTGGGGGAGCGCAATCACCCAGTGTTCGTGGCCTACCTGGCGCTGCAGCTGGTGGTGCTTCTGTGGGGCCTGTACCTGGCATGGTGGGTTCCCCCAGCGCCCCgg GTCTGGCCTCCGCTTCTTCCGGCCTTGGGGGCTCTGGCTGCGGTCCAGTGGGCTCCTGTTTGCCACCTTCCTGCTGCTGTCGCTCTTCTCCCTAGTGGCCAGCCTGCTCTTGGCCTCGCACCTCTACCTGGTGGCCAGCAACACCACCACCTGGGAGTTCATCTCCTCACACCGTATCGCCTACCTCCGCCAGCGCCCCGGCAACCCCTTCGACCGCGGCCTGACCCGCAACCTGGCCCACTTCTTCTGCGGATGGCCCTCGGGGTCCTGGGAGACCCTCTGGGCTGA
- the ZDHHC12 gene encoding palmitoyltransferase ZDHHC12 isoform X2, whose protein sequence is MAPWALLRPGVLVRTGHTVLTWGITLVLFLHDTALRQWEEQGELLVPLTFLLLILGSLLLYLAVSLMDPGYVNVLPQPQEEAKEEQTAMAPQAIPLRRCRYCMVLQPLRARHCRECRRCVRRYDHHCPWMENCVGERNHPVFVAYLALQLVVLLWGLYLAWSGLRFFRPWGLWLRSSGLLFATFLLLSLFSLVASLLLASHLYLVASNTTTWEFISSHRIAYLRQRPGNPFDRGLTRNLAHFFCGWPSGSWETLWAEDEEGSSQDV, encoded by the exons ATGGCGCCGTGGGCGCTGCTCAGGCCTGGGGTCCTGGTGCGGACCGGGCACACCGTCCTGACCTGGGGGATCACGCTGGTGCTCTTCCTGCATGATACCG CGCTGCGGCAGTGGGAAGAGCAGGGGGAGCTGCTCGTGcccctcaccttcctgctcttgATACTGGGCTCCCTGCTGCTTTACCTGGCTGTGTCACTCATGGACCCGGGATACGTGAatgtcctgccccagccccag GAGGAGGCCAAGGAAGAGCAGACAGCCATGGCTCCTCAGGCCATCCCCCTTCGGCGCTGCAGATACTGCATGGTGCTG CAACCCCTGCGGGCGCGTCACTGCCGTGAGTGCCGTCGTTGTGTCCGCCGATATGACCACCACTGTCCCTGGATGGAGAACTGCGTGGGGGAGCGCAATCACCCAGTGTTCGTGGCCTACCTGGCGCTGCAGCTGGTGGTGCTTCTGTGGGGCCTGTACCTGGCATG GTCTGGCCTCCGCTTCTTCCGGCCTTGGGGGCTCTGGCTGCGGTCCAGTGGGCTCCTGTTTGCCACCTTCCTGCTGCTGTCGCTCTTCTCCCTAGTGGCCAGCCTGCTCTTGGCCTCGCACCTCTACCTGGTGGCCAGCAACACCACCACCTGGGAGTTCATCTCCTCACACCGTATCGCCTACCTCCGCCAGCGCCCCGGCAACCCCTTCGACCGCGGCCTGACCCGCAACCTGGCCCACTTCTTCTGCGGATGGCCCTCGGGGTCCTGGGAGACCCTCTGGGCTGAGGACGAGGAAGGCAGCAGCCAGGATGTTTAG
- the ZDHHC12 gene encoding palmitoyltransferase ZDHHC12 isoform X1, whose product MAPWALLRPGVLVRTGHTVLTWGITLVLFLHDTDTLSVPGPTRCPRSDDRLEPPSPLILGPARPFPGIDSQDSEDQLDEGLASRPALWPLAAQVQAPQPQEEAKEEQTAMAPQAIPLRRCRYCMVLQPLRARHCRECRRCVRRYDHHCPWMENCVGERNHPVFVAYLALQLVVLLWGLYLAWSGLRFFRPWGLWLRSSGLLFATFLLLSLFSLVASLLLASHLYLVASNTTTWEFISSHRIAYLRQRPGNPFDRGLTRNLAHFFCGWPSGSWETLWAEDEEGSSQDV is encoded by the exons ATGGCGCCGTGGGCGCTGCTCAGGCCTGGGGTCCTGGTGCGGACCGGGCACACCGTCCTGACCTGGGGGATCACGCTGGTGCTCTTCCTGCATGATACCG ATACCCTGTCTGTCCCAGGACCCACCCGGTGCCCCAGATCCGACGACCGACTCGAGCCCCCTTCTCCCCTGATCCTGGGACCCGCCCGACCCTTCCCAGGAATTGACTCCCAAGATTCCGAGGATCAACTAGATGAAGGACTGGCGTCCCGCCCAGCCCTGTGGCCACTAGCTGCCCAAGTCCAGGCTCCCCAGCCTCAG GAGGAGGCCAAGGAAGAGCAGACAGCCATGGCTCCTCAGGCCATCCCCCTTCGGCGCTGCAGATACTGCATGGTGCTG CAACCCCTGCGGGCGCGTCACTGCCGTGAGTGCCGTCGTTGTGTCCGCCGATATGACCACCACTGTCCCTGGATGGAGAACTGCGTGGGGGAGCGCAATCACCCAGTGTTCGTGGCCTACCTGGCGCTGCAGCTGGTGGTGCTTCTGTGGGGCCTGTACCTGGCATG GTCTGGCCTCCGCTTCTTCCGGCCTTGGGGGCTCTGGCTGCGGTCCAGTGGGCTCCTGTTTGCCACCTTCCTGCTGCTGTCGCTCTTCTCCCTAGTGGCCAGCCTGCTCTTGGCCTCGCACCTCTACCTGGTGGCCAGCAACACCACCACCTGGGAGTTCATCTCCTCACACCGTATCGCCTACCTCCGCCAGCGCCCCGGCAACCCCTTCGACCGCGGCCTGACCCGCAACCTGGCCCACTTCTTCTGCGGATGGCCCTCGGGGTCCTGGGAGACCCTCTGGGCTGAGGACGAGGAAGGCAGCAGCCAGGATGTTTAG
- the ZDHHC12 gene encoding palmitoyltransferase ZDHHC12 isoform X3, with translation MIPPHFPPLASPALRQWEEQGELLVPLTFLLLILGSLLLYLAVSLMDPGYVNVLPQPQEEAKEEQTAMAPQAIPLRRCRYCMVLQPLRARHCRECRRCVRRYDHHCPWMENCVGERNHPVFVAYLALQLVVLLWGLYLAWSGLRFFRPWGLWLRSSGLLFATFLLLSLFSLVASLLLASHLYLVASNTTTWEFISSHRIAYLRQRPGNPFDRGLTRNLAHFFCGWPSGSWETLWAEDEEGSSQDV, from the exons ATGATACCG CCTCACTTTCCCCCTCTGGCCTCTCCAGCGCTGCGGCAGTGGGAAGAGCAGGGGGAGCTGCTCGTGcccctcaccttcctgctcttgATACTGGGCTCCCTGCTGCTTTACCTGGCTGTGTCACTCATGGACCCGGGATACGTGAatgtcctgccccagccccag GAGGAGGCCAAGGAAGAGCAGACAGCCATGGCTCCTCAGGCCATCCCCCTTCGGCGCTGCAGATACTGCATGGTGCTG CAACCCCTGCGGGCGCGTCACTGCCGTGAGTGCCGTCGTTGTGTCCGCCGATATGACCACCACTGTCCCTGGATGGAGAACTGCGTGGGGGAGCGCAATCACCCAGTGTTCGTGGCCTACCTGGCGCTGCAGCTGGTGGTGCTTCTGTGGGGCCTGTACCTGGCATG GTCTGGCCTCCGCTTCTTCCGGCCTTGGGGGCTCTGGCTGCGGTCCAGTGGGCTCCTGTTTGCCACCTTCCTGCTGCTGTCGCTCTTCTCCCTAGTGGCCAGCCTGCTCTTGGCCTCGCACCTCTACCTGGTGGCCAGCAACACCACCACCTGGGAGTTCATCTCCTCACACCGTATCGCCTACCTCCGCCAGCGCCCCGGCAACCCCTTCGACCGCGGCCTGACCCGCAACCTGGCCCACTTCTTCTGCGGATGGCCCTCGGGGTCCTGGGAGACCCTCTGGGCTGAGGACGAGGAAGGCAGCAGCCAGGATGTTTAG